The following coding sequences are from one Paenibacillus sp. JDR-2 window:
- a CDS encoding putative bifunctional diguanylate cyclase/phosphodiesterase, whose amino-acid sequence MTKRMDGSPNRRYRASQPQVMLRTAALTIAIVAVLFCAAALYRNADPVLEWTSSMIAVLAIAITAILFARNGQMIGFRNFHTPIVETLLQSEAVPLAILDRDGVIMEMNVASSNTLGYIRQDLLGKPLAPLLEPGSRNSLQEMLDHALQGKSEQRNINITHRSGFPLELQIISSPMMREDEVIGTVIVSQDLSDRKRNIERIRYMAYYDDMTGLPNRTLFHIRMNESLAFAREHDRMIGLCYLDLDRFKLVNASFGREFGDMLLLQVAERLTRAIGEQGIVARMEGDEFALLLQDIESEEQLMELSRGMLHAIDEPFELKGFPLHITGSLGAVTSLVKEDDGYSLLKKADIALVKVKESGKNDCMLYSESWSNSSFERLTLQHEMYRAIQRKEFILLYQPQYDLVSGMMVGVEALVRWRHPAKGMIPPGEFIPIAEESGMIVQIGDWVLEEACRQNKAWQDAGLPPMPVSVNLSIRQFVQQDLASKVASVLEKTGLKPEYLDLEITESMTMDTGHVSRCLLELTDMGVGISVDDFGTGYSSFHYLKNFPIDRLKIDRSFVRDIQQDPSDAEIVAAIIAMAHNLNIQVIAEGVENAEQMEFLRKHNCDEMQGYFWSPPVSSTDIEQMLGAAYIQ is encoded by the coding sequence GTGACGAAACGGATGGACGGTTCGCCTAATAGACGGTATCGGGCTTCGCAGCCACAAGTCATGCTGCGGACAGCCGCTCTTACGATAGCCATTGTGGCTGTGCTATTCTGTGCAGCAGCCTTGTATAGGAATGCCGACCCCGTGTTGGAATGGACTTCGTCAATGATTGCCGTATTGGCGATTGCAATAACGGCAATCTTGTTTGCCAGGAACGGGCAAATGATCGGATTCCGGAATTTCCATACGCCTATTGTAGAGACACTGCTTCAGTCGGAAGCTGTTCCTTTGGCGATTTTGGACCGGGATGGCGTAATTATGGAGATGAACGTTGCCTCCAGCAATACGCTGGGCTACATACGCCAGGACCTGCTTGGCAAGCCGCTTGCTCCGCTGCTCGAGCCGGGCAGCCGCAACAGCCTGCAGGAGATGCTGGATCATGCGCTTCAAGGAAAATCGGAGCAGCGCAATATTAATATTACGCACCGTTCCGGCTTTCCGCTTGAGCTTCAAATCATCAGCTCCCCAATGATGAGGGAGGATGAGGTGATAGGAACCGTCATCGTCAGCCAGGATCTGAGCGACCGGAAGCGTAATATCGAGCGGATCCGTTACATGGCTTATTACGACGATATGACGGGGCTGCCTAACCGTACCTTATTCCATATCCGGATGAATGAAAGCCTCGCTTTTGCCAGAGAGCATGACCGGATGATTGGCCTTTGTTATTTGGATCTGGACCGGTTTAAGCTGGTTAACGCTTCATTTGGACGCGAATTTGGCGATATGCTGCTACTGCAGGTAGCGGAGCGTCTGACGAGAGCGATCGGCGAGCAGGGAATCGTAGCCCGAATGGAGGGCGATGAATTCGCCTTGCTGCTTCAGGATATCGAATCGGAAGAGCAGCTGATGGAATTGTCCCGCGGCATGCTGCACGCCATTGACGAGCCGTTTGAGCTGAAGGGCTTTCCGCTGCATATTACGGGCAGTCTTGGAGCGGTGACCAGCCTTGTCAAAGAGGATGACGGGTATTCGCTTCTGAAGAAAGCCGATATTGCCCTGGTCAAGGTGAAGGAGAGCGGAAAGAACGACTGCATGCTCTACTCAGAGAGCTGGAGTAACTCTTCCTTCGAGCGGCTGACGCTTCAGCACGAGATGTACCGCGCTATTCAGCGCAAAGAATTTATTCTGCTCTACCAGCCGCAATACGATCTGGTCTCGGGCATGATGGTAGGCGTCGAAGCGCTGGTCCGCTGGAGACATCCGGCGAAAGGAATGATTCCGCCGGGTGAGTTTATTCCGATCGCGGAAGAGAGCGGAATGATCGTCCAGATCGGCGACTGGGTGCTGGAGGAAGCCTGCCGGCAGAACAAAGCTTGGCAGGACGCCGGCCTCCCGCCGATGCCGGTATCGGTGAATCTCTCGATCCGTCAGTTCGTGCAGCAGGATCTGGCGAGCAAAGTAGCTTCGGTGCTGGAGAAGACCGGGTTAAAGCCGGAATATCTTGACCTGGAAATCACCGAATCGATGACGATGGATACGGGCCATGTATCCCGCTGCCTGCTCGAGCTTACGGATATGGGAGTCGGCATTAGCGTAGACGATTTCGGAACGGGCTACAGCTCCTTCCATTACTTAAAGAACTTCCCGATTGACCGCCTGAAGATCGACCGCTCCTTCGTAAGGGATATTCAACAGGACCCTAGCGACGCGGAGATAGTCGCGGCCATTATCGCAATGGCGCATAACCTGAACATTCAGGTCATTGCCGAAGGCGTCGAGAACGCAGAGCAGATGGAGTTTTTACGGAAACATAACTGCGATGAAATGCAGGGCTATTTCTGGAGTCCTCCGGTGTCAAGCACCGACATCGAGCAAATGCTTGGAGCGGCCTATATTCAATAA
- a CDS encoding SbcC/MukB-like Walker B domain-containing protein — protein MRPLKITMTAFGPYRDAETVDFSELGEHRLFVISGSTGAGKTTIFDAICFALYGTASGEDRSEPRMLRSHFADDEKHTAVELDFAVGRRMYRVFRQLPHRKGANKSETGGKAELYELTGGEAVPAVDRFMVGDVNAKLETIIGLTKEQFNQIVMLPQGEFRKLLTSDTDNKEEILRRIFRTELYQRLETRFQQQNRELGDQLKEAKIRVDHFMKQAADNLPRREDSQLAQTLAQELYNAAQLSEALEQEIGYYRQLIAEGESGKRELQRQLGEQEQALQGELALQARFAELASEQAKRERLAAQSGEHAERERRLLLAERAALLAPYAEQAVRAERDAAAKQQARDMRRQAAEAAKEALAAAEERYRREEERGAERQAAERELHRLAELAPAVQTLEAQRVAVEQLAAAEQSGAAKLTSAEALIAEAKEAKLTLATQLKAIEGAVEALPSVVEQRNQVLQTGKYISKLIELEKELVSHSSVIEERALSLAQIREEHDRLERNWIEGQASLLAAHLHDGQPCPVCGSQEHPGKAVAAEAVPSREQLQQAKEQLSRYERELNEAKLQAAATRSSWEGSAAELAEYGAEASGLAEQQGELRKRWKQLNEEAERLGAQVEQGKQLKQRAEEIEQKLEQLLQEKDKLQAEQQQIAVERGAKQSALEKELERIPEELRSPKQMELRLKQQRSLAESLAAAWKEAQDGLLRMRAKFAEEQAHAEQTEQQLAEARVNAALAAKRFEEELAKAEFSSEEAFREAHLPDQERRALKEQLEAYNTALAAARKRIEELEQELSGKQQADIEALKAAIAELKERIEAATNALQIASRFAEDAGKLRTAIDQAAAKVKELEAKLEQVLDLYQMLKGDNALKISFERYILIEYLEQILHAANVRLRHLSGGQFVLQRSDRLETRGKQSGLGLDVYDAYTGQNRDVKTMSGGEKFNASLCLALGMTDVIQSFQGGVSIEMMFIDEGFGSLDEDSLNKAIEALVDLQRSGRMIGVISHVQELKAAFPATLEVYKTKEGYSRTSIAVR, from the coding sequence GTGAGACCTCTCAAAATTACGATGACGGCCTTTGGCCCGTACCGCGATGCGGAGACCGTGGATTTCAGCGAGCTTGGGGAGCATCGTCTGTTTGTTATTTCGGGCAGTACCGGTGCCGGCAAAACAACGATTTTTGACGCGATTTGTTTTGCTCTATACGGAACTGCAAGCGGCGAGGACCGTTCGGAGCCGCGCATGCTGCGGAGCCATTTCGCCGATGACGAGAAGCATACGGCCGTTGAGCTGGATTTTGCCGTGGGGCGCCGGATGTACCGGGTATTCCGCCAGCTTCCCCACCGGAAGGGCGCGAACAAAAGCGAGACGGGCGGCAAAGCCGAGCTGTATGAACTGACAGGCGGCGAAGCCGTTCCGGCGGTAGACCGGTTTATGGTCGGCGACGTTAATGCCAAGCTGGAGACGATTATTGGCCTGACGAAGGAGCAGTTCAACCAGATCGTGATGCTGCCTCAGGGCGAATTCCGGAAGCTGCTCACTTCGGATACGGATAATAAAGAAGAGATATTGCGCCGGATTTTCCGGACGGAGCTGTACCAGCGGCTCGAGACGCGATTCCAGCAGCAGAACCGGGAGCTGGGAGACCAGCTGAAGGAAGCGAAGATCCGCGTGGACCACTTTATGAAGCAGGCGGCGGATAACCTGCCGCGCAGAGAAGACAGCCAGCTTGCGCAGACGCTTGCGCAGGAGCTGTACAATGCGGCGCAGCTGTCGGAAGCGCTGGAGCAGGAGATTGGCTACTACCGCCAGCTCATTGCGGAAGGGGAATCGGGCAAGCGCGAACTGCAGCGGCAGCTCGGCGAGCAGGAACAAGCGCTGCAAGGCGAGCTGGCGCTGCAAGCGCGGTTCGCGGAGCTGGCAAGCGAGCAGGCGAAGCGGGAGCGGCTCGCGGCGCAAAGCGGCGAACATGCGGAGCGTGAGCGCCGGCTGCTGCTTGCCGAGCGCGCGGCGCTGCTGGCGCCGTACGCGGAGCAGGCGGTCCGCGCGGAGCGGGATGCCGCGGCGAAGCAGCAGGCCCGCGATATGCGGCGCCAGGCGGCGGAGGCCGCGAAGGAGGCGCTCGCGGCAGCCGAGGAGCGGTATCGCCGCGAGGAGGAGCGCGGCGCGGAGCGGCAGGCGGCGGAGCGCGAGCTGCACCGCCTCGCGGAGCTGGCGCCGGCGGTGCAGACGCTGGAGGCGCAGCGCGTAGCGGTCGAGCAGCTGGCGGCCGCGGAGCAAAGCGGCGCGGCGAAGCTGACGTCGGCGGAGGCGTTGATCGCCGAAGCGAAGGAAGCCAAGCTGACGCTAGCGACGCAGCTCAAGGCGATAGAAGGCGCTGTCGAGGCGCTGCCGAGCGTCGTTGAGCAAAGAAATCAGGTCCTTCAGACGGGCAAATATATTTCCAAGTTAATCGAACTGGAGAAAGAGCTCGTCTCCCATTCCTCCGTGATTGAAGAGCGGGCTTTATCACTTGCTCAAATCCGCGAGGAGCATGACCGGCTGGAACGCAATTGGATTGAAGGGCAAGCGAGCCTCTTGGCCGCCCATCTTCATGACGGTCAGCCTTGCCCGGTCTGCGGCAGTCAGGAGCATCCTGGCAAAGCCGTTGCGGCGGAAGCCGTACCGTCCAGAGAGCAGCTTCAGCAGGCGAAGGAGCAGCTGTCCCGTTACGAACGCGAGCTGAATGAGGCGAAGCTCCAGGCGGCGGCGACGCGTTCGAGCTGGGAAGGAAGCGCGGCGGAGCTTGCGGAATACGGGGCGGAAGCTTCCGGGCTTGCCGAGCAGCAAGGCGAGCTTCGGAAACGCTGGAAGCAGCTGAATGAGGAAGCGGAACGGCTTGGCGCGCAGGTCGAGCAAGGCAAGCAGCTGAAGCAGCGTGCGGAAGAGATCGAGCAGAAGCTGGAGCAGCTGCTGCAAGAGAAGGACAAGCTGCAAGCGGAGCAGCAGCAGATTGCGGTCGAGCGTGGTGCCAAGCAGTCGGCGCTCGAGAAGGAGCTTGAACGTATTCCGGAGGAGCTGCGTTCTCCGAAGCAAATGGAGCTGCGGCTTAAGCAGCAGCGCAGCCTTGCGGAGTCTCTTGCCGCAGCTTGGAAAGAGGCTCAGGATGGACTGCTGCGGATGCGCGCGAAGTTTGCCGAAGAGCAGGCTCATGCGGAGCAGACCGAGCAGCAGCTTGCTGAAGCCCGGGTCAATGCGGCGCTCGCTGCCAAACGGTTCGAAGAAGAGCTTGCGAAGGCGGAGTTTAGCTCAGAGGAAGCTTTCCGCGAGGCTCATCTGCCGGATCAGGAGAGACGGGCTCTGAAGGAGCAGCTCGAGGCGTACAATACGGCCTTAGCAGCCGCTCGAAAGCGGATTGAAGAGCTGGAGCAGGAGTTATCGGGCAAGCAGCAAGCGGATATTGAAGCGCTGAAGGCTGCTATTGCCGAGCTGAAAGAGCGGATTGAGGCAGCAACGAATGCCCTGCAAATTGCTTCCCGGTTCGCCGAGGACGCAGGCAAGCTGAGGACGGCTATTGATCAGGCAGCGGCCAAGGTTAAGGAGCTGGAAGCAAAGCTTGAGCAGGTGCTGGATCTGTACCAGATGCTTAAAGGCGACAACGCACTCAAAATCTCATTCGAACGTTATATTCTTATCGAATATCTGGAACAGATTTTGCATGCCGCAAACGTCCGGCTCCGTCATTTATCCGGCGGCCAGTTCGTTCTGCAGCGTAGCGACCGGCTCGAGACGCGAGGCAAACAAAGCGGGCTTGGCCTTGATGTCTACGATGCCTACACCGGCCAGAACCGGGATGTGAAGACGATGTCGGGCGGCGAGAAGTTTAACGCTTCGTTATGCCTTGCGCTTGGCATGACCGATGTCATCCAATCGTTCCAAGGCGGCGTCTCCATCGAGATGATGTTTATTGACGAAGGCTTTGGCTCGCTGGATGAGGATTCGCTTAACAAAGCGATTGAGGCGCTTGTGGATCTGCAGCGTTCAGGCCGAATGATTGGCGTTATCTCTCACGTGCAAGAGCTTAAAGCAGCCTTCCCGGCTACGCTCGAAGTGTATAAGACGAAGGAAGGCTACAGCCGGACATCCATTGCAGTAAGGTGA
- a CDS encoding DUF423 domain-containing protein encodes MSNKYFAYGAIGAALAVALGAFGAHGLKDTLSEDMLEVYETGVRYHMYHAIGLMLVALLADRIGDVKLVRVGARLLIAGIILFSGSLYVLALSDVKILGAITPLGGVAFLAGWGCIAAAALRSGKKA; translated from the coding sequence ATGTCTAATAAATATTTCGCTTACGGCGCGATAGGCGCCGCATTAGCCGTAGCTCTCGGGGCGTTTGGCGCTCACGGCCTGAAGGATACTTTGTCCGAGGATATGCTGGAGGTCTATGAAACCGGCGTCCGCTATCATATGTATCACGCGATCGGCTTAATGCTGGTGGCTTTGTTAGCCGACCGAATTGGCGACGTCAAGCTTGTGAGAGTGGGAGCGCGCCTGCTTATTGCAGGGATCATTTTGTTCAGCGGCAGCCTGTACGTCCTTGCGTTAAGCGATGTTAAAATATTGGGCGCCATCACCCCTCTTGGCGGTGTTGCCTTCTTGGCCGGCTGGGGCTGCATAGCGGCCGCTGCGCTTCGTTCCGGAAAAAAAGCCTAG
- a CDS encoding NAD(P)-dependent oxidoreductase — protein MKIAVVGATGKAGQFIVKEALSRGHEVTAVVRNRAKVTEEGVQVIEKEVFDLTAADLQGFDVVVNAFGAPLGQEQLHVTAGKALIDALSGTDTRLIVIGGAGSLYVDEAKTVQLFNTPDFPEMFLATAKNQGQNLEDLKQSTGLKWTFVSPSAFFDPAGERTGSYTKGKDHLLVNSKGHSYVSYADFAIAIVDEAENAAHVNERFTVSSEN, from the coding sequence ATGAAAATTGCAGTAGTAGGCGCTACAGGCAAAGCAGGTCAATTTATAGTGAAAGAAGCGCTTAGCCGCGGACATGAAGTAACGGCGGTTGTACGGAACCGTGCCAAGGTAACGGAGGAAGGCGTTCAAGTGATCGAGAAGGAAGTTTTCGATCTGACTGCAGCCGACCTGCAAGGCTTTGACGTCGTCGTGAATGCTTTTGGCGCACCGCTTGGACAGGAACAACTGCACGTAACAGCCGGCAAAGCCTTGATTGATGCCTTGTCCGGAACGGATACGCGCCTGATCGTAATTGGCGGAGCAGGCAGCTTGTACGTGGATGAAGCCAAGACGGTTCAGCTCTTTAACACGCCTGATTTCCCTGAGATGTTCCTTGCCACGGCGAAGAACCAAGGACAAAATCTTGAAGATCTGAAGCAATCGACAGGTCTGAAGTGGACCTTTGTCAGCCCGTCCGCTTTCTTTGATCCGGCAGGAGAGCGTACCGGTTCCTATACGAAAGGCAAAGACCATCTGCTTGTTAACTCGAAAGGCCACAGCTATGTCAGCTACGCGGACTTTGCGATCGCCATTGTGGATGAAGCCGAGAATGCCGCGCATGTCAACGAACGTTTCACCGTGTCTTCCGAAAACTAA
- a CDS encoding MBL fold metallo-hydrolase, with amino-acid sequence MQAQLAMLSISAPVMGTIDTVHPVLIWDDQHQILLDTGYPAQLPQLQAAIDAAGGSPEKLTHIILTHQDIDHIGNLPELTSRVGIEVLAHPLEKPYIQGDIRLIRFTDEAIASIDRMPDSVPESFRNGLKRMMLNPPKANVDREVIGGEFLPLGGGITVIDTPGHTPGHISLYHEPSRTLIAGDALMVRDGELYGADPATTLDPLTAQASIAGLLDFDIQTIVCYHGGLYNQRVMERLFELAAQK; translated from the coding sequence ATGCAAGCCCAACTTGCCATGCTGTCCATAAGCGCCCCGGTGATGGGCACAATCGACACCGTTCATCCGGTTCTTATCTGGGACGATCAGCATCAAATCTTGCTGGATACCGGTTATCCCGCCCAGCTTCCACAGCTCCAAGCAGCAATTGATGCTGCGGGAGGCAGCCCAGAGAAACTTACTCATATTATTCTTACCCATCAGGATATTGATCATATCGGGAATTTGCCGGAATTAACTTCACGAGTCGGGATCGAAGTGTTGGCCCATCCGCTCGAGAAACCGTACATTCAAGGCGATATACGGCTTATCCGTTTCACGGACGAGGCTATTGCCAGCATCGACAGGATGCCGGACTCCGTGCCCGAATCGTTCCGCAACGGTTTAAAACGGATGATGCTGAATCCGCCTAAGGCCAATGTTGACAGGGAAGTGATCGGCGGCGAGTTTCTTCCTCTAGGCGGAGGAATTACCGTAATCGATACCCCGGGCCACACGCCGGGACATATCAGTCTTTACCACGAGCCTTCCCGTACGCTAATTGCCGGAGATGCTCTGATGGTAAGAGACGGCGAGCTATATGGAGCTGACCCTGCTACTACATTAGATCCGTTGACCGCCCAAGCTTCCATCGCCGGACTGCTGGATTTTGATATTCAGACCATTGTCTGTTACCATGGCGGACTATACAACCAGCGGGTTATGGAGCGTCTCTTCGAGCTTGCGGCACAAAAATAA
- a CDS encoding MFS transporter produces the protein MQPELEARSKRSLFSNYTLLLAVVFGGFLIFGFSENIKGPAIPRMQADFSLNEAQIGMLLALNSLGYLIACSFTGWLVKKIGIKLTTLIAFGSMVISGLCLYFSISYSTMVLSYFFMYIGNGLLEIALAILAAQIFTRNTGTMMNLAHFFYGLSSIVAPLLAANLMGIHLFGSSSELGWRGMYCLMLSLTLLPMIPTIFAKAPKQEEKHGERLSLREYIRDKAAWLLVGVLSLGVVSEMSIGSWLVNFLEKAYDWSSDTSAAMLSAFFLCFTFARLVLGPVTDKIGYTMSLIVLSAFSGLCSIAAVILGEPGAFLFAAAGIGIAPIYPTVMALIARRYSKESDTAITFTVTLMGVATVAGNYLIGLIIELFKDGFAEEAHPKAGLIAGLQAGYIFIGACALLCSVMSIALYRHLKKRGALL, from the coding sequence ATGCAACCCGAACTTGAAGCACGGTCGAAACGGTCCTTGTTCAGCAACTACACGCTGCTCTTGGCCGTTGTATTTGGCGGCTTTCTCATATTTGGTTTCTCGGAAAATATTAAAGGTCCCGCCATCCCGCGCATGCAGGCCGACTTCTCGCTGAACGAAGCGCAGATCGGCATGCTGCTTGCCCTTAATTCCCTCGGCTATCTGATCGCTTGCAGCTTTACGGGCTGGCTGGTGAAAAAAATCGGCATCAAGCTGACGACCCTTATCGCTTTTGGCTCGATGGTTATATCCGGCTTGTGCCTGTACTTCTCTATCAGCTATTCCACGATGGTATTGTCCTACTTCTTCATGTATATCGGAAACGGCCTGCTAGAGATCGCTCTTGCGATTCTGGCCGCCCAGATCTTTACCCGAAACACCGGTACGATGATGAATCTGGCCCATTTCTTCTACGGGCTCAGCTCGATTGTCGCCCCGCTTCTGGCCGCTAATCTGATGGGGATTCACCTGTTCGGCTCAAGCTCCGAGCTTGGCTGGAGGGGAATGTACTGCTTGATGCTTTCTCTGACTTTGCTGCCGATGATTCCTACCATCTTCGCCAAAGCGCCCAAGCAGGAAGAGAAGCATGGCGAACGTCTGTCGCTTCGGGAATATATAAGGGATAAAGCGGCTTGGCTGCTTGTAGGCGTTCTCTCCCTTGGCGTTGTATCCGAAATGTCAATCGGGAGCTGGCTCGTCAACTTTCTGGAGAAGGCCTATGACTGGAGCAGCGATACGTCCGCGGCTATGCTGTCCGCCTTTTTCCTCTGTTTTACCTTTGCGAGACTTGTTCTTGGTCCGGTCACCGATAAAATCGGCTATACGATGTCGCTTATCGTGCTGTCGGCTTTCTCCGGTCTTTGCTCGATTGCGGCTGTTATTCTCGGGGAGCCCGGAGCCTTCCTGTTTGCGGCAGCCGGCATCGGCATTGCGCCAATCTATCCGACGGTTATGGCCCTTATTGCCAGACGTTATTCGAAGGAAAGCGATACGGCCATTACGTTTACGGTGACTTTAATGGGGGTTGCAACGGTTGCGGGGAACTATCTGATCGGGCTTATTATCGAGCTGTTCAAGGACGGCTTTGCGGAAGAGGCTCATCCGAAGGCGGGTCTCATTGCCGGCCTGCAAGCGGGTTATATTTTCATCGGCGCATGCGCCCTGTTGTGCTCGGTCATGTCGATCGCGTTATACCGTCATCTAAAAAAACGCGGTGCCCTGCTATGA
- a CDS encoding Rrf2 family transcriptional regulator: MKISSRFSIAVHILSLLEISKDAHNTSEWIAGSVNTNPVIIRRLLGQLKKAGLVQVRAGTGGSYLTKEMSEITLLDIFRAVDVVEEGQLFHIHEGPNPDCPVGASIQVVLELVLKKSQDAMESVLAQITLEELVADLIRTNQNK, encoded by the coding sequence ATGAAAATCAGCAGCCGCTTCTCCATTGCGGTCCATATTTTATCGCTGCTGGAGATTTCCAAGGACGCTCATAACACTTCCGAATGGATTGCCGGCAGCGTCAATACCAACCCGGTTATTATCCGCCGGTTGTTGGGACAGCTGAAGAAGGCTGGTCTCGTTCAGGTCCGTGCCGGCACCGGCGGTTCGTATCTGACCAAGGAAATGAGCGAGATTACATTGCTGGATATTTTCCGGGCGGTAGACGTCGTAGAGGAGGGACAGCTTTTTCATATACATGAAGGGCCGAATCCCGACTGTCCGGTTGGAGCTAGCATACAGGTTGTGCTGGAGCTTGTGCTGAAGAAGTCGCAGGATGCCATGGAGAGTGTTCTCGCGCAGATTACTTTGGAGGAACTGGTCGCAGATCTGATAAGAACGAATCAAAACAAATAA
- a CDS encoding DeoR/GlpR family DNA-binding transcription regulator, which translates to MNHLRRYESIMEVLLTQKEVTVAELSERLNVTGKTIREDLTKLEEQGLVKRVHGGAVLANSDQFGILPVKEPLAKHADEKTDIADTAMRFISGNDIIALDGGSTTLEIARRLNDFPVTVITNDVYIISELAGKENVRLVVPGGYRVRNVLAGPEAVAYVRNLNINKAFISATGVHLEHGLSVYTGDLIDFKQALMTTARECYGVADHHKFGHSALRTFARLSELTALLTDKGLPEDTAAAFRATGIRVEN; encoded by the coding sequence ATGAACCATTTACGCCGATACGAGAGTATTATGGAGGTCCTGCTGACTCAGAAGGAAGTAACGGTTGCGGAGCTCAGCGAGCGGCTGAACGTAACAGGCAAGACGATCCGGGAGGATCTGACGAAGCTGGAGGAGCAAGGCCTGGTAAAACGGGTTCATGGCGGCGCCGTACTGGCAAACAGCGACCAATTCGGCATTCTTCCGGTGAAGGAGCCGCTCGCGAAGCATGCCGACGAGAAAACCGACATCGCGGATACGGCGATGAGGTTCATCTCCGGCAATGACATTATTGCGCTGGACGGCGGCAGCACAACTCTTGAGATCGCAAGGCGGCTTAATGATTTTCCGGTGACCGTCATTACCAACGATGTATACATCATCAGCGAGCTGGCGGGAAAAGAAAACGTCCGCCTCGTCGTCCCCGGCGGGTATCGCGTCCGCAACGTTCTAGCGGGACCGGAAGCTGTCGCTTATGTCCGTAACCTGAACATTAATAAAGCGTTTATTTCCGCCACCGGCGTACATCTCGAGCATGGCTTGTCCGTCTATACCGGCGACTTGATCGATTTCAAGCAGGCGTTGATGACGACCGCCCGCGAATGCTACGGGGTTGCCGACCATCATAAGTTTGGTCATAGCGCGCTTCGCACGTTCGCGAGGTTATCCGAACTGACGGCTCTTCTAACCGACAAAGGCCTCCCTGAAGATACGGCTGCCGCATTCCGGGCAACGGGAATCCGGGTGGAAAATTAA
- a CDS encoding exonuclease SbcCD subunit D — MKFFHTADWHLGKLVQGVYMTEDQRYVLEQFASAVELERPDAVIIAGDLYDRAIPPTEAVDLLDELLERIVVGLDTPVLAISGNHDSPDRIDFGTAMMESRGLHIAGRLRTEHKPVVLKDAFGEVHVHLVPYADPAQVRITYEDENIRTHDEAMRAITGRIASHMDPAARHIVVGHAFVTATGAAEPNTSDSERPLSIGGAEHVRADYFAPFHYTALGHLHQAHFVGSEKIRYAGSPLKYSISEEHHNKGYLVVEMDAGGNVAIEKRELKPLRDMRRIAGPIEEIETHPVNEDYVFVTLLNDNPVLFPMEKVRAVYPNALHVERRVTAVRGIGEDGDAPETAVRRSEADPVSLFESFYLEVKGVALDEPKKRLFADTFGGLLREEGDAG; from the coding sequence GTGAAATTTTTTCATACTGCAGACTGGCATTTAGGCAAGCTTGTGCAGGGTGTATATATGACGGAAGACCAGCGGTATGTGCTGGAGCAATTTGCAAGCGCGGTAGAGCTTGAACGGCCGGATGCCGTTATTATCGCAGGCGATCTGTACGACCGGGCTATCCCACCGACGGAAGCGGTGGATCTGCTCGACGAGCTGCTCGAGAGGATCGTTGTTGGGCTGGATACGCCGGTGCTGGCGATCTCGGGCAACCATGACAGTCCGGACCGGATTGACTTCGGAACGGCAATGATGGAAAGCCGCGGGCTTCATATCGCCGGAAGACTAAGAACGGAACATAAGCCGGTTGTGCTGAAGGACGCGTTTGGCGAGGTGCATGTGCATCTGGTGCCTTATGCCGACCCGGCCCAAGTACGGATTACTTACGAAGACGAGAATATCCGGACGCATGATGAAGCCATGCGCGCGATCACGGGTCGGATTGCTTCGCATATGGACCCGGCTGCGAGACATATTGTCGTGGGACATGCTTTCGTCACGGCAACGGGCGCGGCGGAGCCTAATACAAGCGACTCGGAACGCCCGCTTTCGATTGGCGGAGCCGAGCATGTGCGGGCGGACTATTTTGCACCGTTCCATTATACCGCTCTTGGGCATTTGCATCAGGCGCATTTTGTCGGCAGCGAAAAAATCCGTTACGCGGGTTCCCCCCTCAAGTATTCGATCTCCGAGGAGCATCACAATAAAGGCTACCTGGTGGTGGAGATGGACGCGGGCGGGAATGTGGCCATTGAGAAAAGAGAGCTGAAGCCGCTCCGCGATATGCGGCGGATTGCCGGTCCGATTGAAGAGATCGAGACCCATCCGGTGAACGAGGATTATGTCTTCGTTACGCTGCTGAACGACAACCCCGTCTTGTTTCCGATGGAGAAGGTTCGGGCGGTTTACCCGAATGCCCTCCATGTGGAGCGCAGGGTAACGGCCGTTCGCGGCATTGGCGAGGATGGCGATGCCCCGGAGACGGCGGTGCGGAGGAGCGAGGCCGATCCGGTAAGCTTATTCGAATCTTTTTATCTCGAAGTGAAGGGTGTAGCGCTGGATGAGCCGAAAAAACGGCTGTTCGCCGATACGTTTGGCGGATTGCTGCGAGAGGAGGGGGACGCAGGGTGA